A section of the Choristoneura fumiferana chromosome 5, NRCan_CFum_1, whole genome shotgun sequence genome encodes:
- the LOC141427854 gene encoding carbonyl reductase [NADPH] 3-like gives MSNVAVVVAADSNLGYQVLKNLTTTYHGKVYFTTEDETTGYNILRNLEKNGAQLHYYRMDITYTKSIINFRHHIQDQEERVDLLINNTDYVQTEKKLSHSEKVRRTLSVNFYGYINFGKLIYPLLNENAKVVNVSGPAGLLATIENEAIRRRISDPNLSEDELVAVMQDYEEACRRGIEKTEGWGLNVQAVSKVALNAVTFLQHREWSCKGIVINCVNPGSLNSKDNRKTAKVFQEGAKAILYLALEAPLSIKGNFVWSNYSVIEWNCDPYVEVTTV, from the coding sequence ATGAGCAACGTAGCCGTGGTTGTCGCAGCGGACAGCAACCTCGGCTACCAAGTATTAAAAAATCTCACAACAACGTACCACGGCAAAGTCTACTTCACAACAGAAGACGAAACCACTGGGTACAACATACTACGGAACCTAGAGAAAAATGGAGCACAACTGCACTATTATCGCATGGATATAACTTATACGAAAAGCATAATAAACTTCAGACATCACATACAAGATCAAGAAGAAAGGGTAGACCTGTTAATAAACAATACGGACTATGTGCAAACTGAGAAGAAATTATCACATTCGGAGAAAGTAAGAAGAACATTAAGTGTTAACTTTTATGGATACATAAATTTTGGAAAGTTGATATACCCTTTATTGAATGAAAACGCGAAAGTTGTGAATGTATCTGGTCCAGCTGGTTTGTTAGCGACGATAGAGAATGAAGCTATAAGACGGAGGATAAGTGATCCCAATTTAAGCGAAGACGAGTTAGTAGCTGTTATGCAAGATTATGAAGAGGCGTGTAGACGAGGTATAGAGAAGACTGAAGGATGGGGTTTAAATGTGCAAGCGGTAAGCAAAGTAGCTTTGAACGCTGTCACGTTTTTGCAACACAGAGAATGGAGCTGCAAAGGAATTGTGATCAACTGTGTCAACCCTGGCAGTCTGAATAGTAAGGACAACAGGAAAACAGCAAAAGTATTCCAAGAAGGTGCCAAAGCTATTTTATATTTAGCACTAGAAGCGCCGCTTTCAATCAAGGGCAATTTCGTGTGGTCCAATTATTCTGTCATAGAGTGGAACTGTGACCCTTACGTAGAAGTGACTACAGTGTAA